A genomic region of Arachis stenosperma cultivar V10309 chromosome 9, arast.V10309.gnm1.PFL2, whole genome shotgun sequence contains the following coding sequences:
- the LOC130950114 gene encoding probable polygalacturonase, whose product MTSSNAGNKTYETDVSKHLEADKSLILIDDCMLVQVIGVISVVVILVSVAECRRFNGIEYPAINCRKHSAVLTDFGGVGDGKTSNTKAFKYAISNLSHYASDGGAQLVVPPGKWLTGSFNLTSHFTLFLQKGALILASQDESEWPPLPVLPSYGRGRDAPDGRFSSLIFGTNLTDVVITGANGTIDGQGSYWWAKFKQNQTKLTRPYLIEIMYSDQIQISNLTLLNSPSWFVHPIYSSNIIIQGLTIVAPVDSPNTDGINPDSCRNTRIEDCYIVSGDDCIAVKSGWDEYGIKFGKPTEHVIIRRLTCISPDSAMIALGSEMSGGIRDVRAEDITAINTQSAVRIKTAIGRGGYVKDIFVKGAQLHTMKYVFWITGSYGSHPDNGFDPNALPQITGINYRDFTADNVTYSARLEGISKDPFSGICISNVDIRLSQEKKKLQWNCTDVSGVTKNVIPQPCDLLPLKTEAHDCPYPTDKLPIDRLQLQTCSL is encoded by the exons ATGACATCTTCAAATGCTGGTAACAAAACCTATGAAACGGATGTGAGCAAGCATTTGGAAGCAGATAAATCATT GATATTGATTGATGATTGTATGCTTGTTCAGGTGATTGGTGTGATATCCGTGGTTGTGATACTGGTATCAGTAGCAGAATGCAGAAGATTTAACGGCATTGAATATCCTGCAATCAACTGCAGAAAGCACAGTGCGGTATTGACTGATTTTGGTGGCGTTGGTGATGGAAaaacttccaacacaaaggcATTTAAATATGCAATAAGCAACCTGAGCCACTATGCATCTGATGGTGGTGCACAGCTTGTTGTGCCACCTGGCAAATGGCTCACTGGAAGCTTTAATCTCACAAGCCATTTCACTCTCTTTCTCCAAAAGGGTGCTCTCATTCTTGCATCTCAg GATGAATCAGAATGGCCTCCACTTCCTGTTCTACCATCTTATGGAAGGGGAAGAGATGCTCCTGATGGAAGATTTAGCAGCCTCATCTTTGGAACTAACCTCACTGATGTTGTGATCACCG GTGCTAATGGCACAATTGACGGGCAAGGATCATATTGGTGGGCCAAGTTCAAACAGAACCAAACCAAACTGACTAGACCATACTTGATAGAGATCATGTACTCTGATCAAATCCAGATTTCAAATCTCACTCTGCTCAATTCTCCATCCTGGTTTGTTCATCCGATATACAGCAG TAATATAATAATTCAAGGGCTTACGATTGTTGCACCAGTTGACTCTCCCAACACAGATGGAATAAACCCAG ATTCATGCAGAAACACTAGGATTGAAGACTGCTACATTGTATCGGGAGATGACTGCATTGCAGTGAAGAGTGGGTGGGATGAATACGGAATCAAATTCGGGAAGCCAACGGAACACGTGATCATCAGGAGACTGACATGCATATCCCCCGACAGCGCCATGATTGCATTAGGCAGTGAAATGTCCGGTGGCATCCGAGATGTGAGGGCTGAAGACATCACGGCCATCAACACGCAATCGGCGGTTAGAATCAAGACAGCAATTGGAAGAGGAGGGTATGTTAAGGACATATTTGTCAAGGGAGCTCAATTGCACACCATGAAGTATGTCTTCTGGATCACCGGTTCATATGGCTCGCATCCTGATAATGGTTTTGATCCAAACGCGCTTCCTCAAATCACTGGGATAAACTACAGAGACTTCACTGCTGACAATGTCACATATTCAGCAAGACTCGAAGGCATCTCCAAGGACCCCTTTAGTGGAATATGCATTTCAAATGTCGATATTCGACTCAgtcaagagaagaagaagcttcAATGGAATTGCACGGATGTCTCTGGAGTTACAAAGAATGTCATTCCTCAGCCTTGTGATTTGCTTCCTCTCAAGACAGAAGCCCATGACTGTCCTTATCCAACTGACAAACTCCCCATTGATAGACTTCAACTCCAGACTTGTTCACTTTAA